From Mycolicibacterium nivoides, a single genomic window includes:
- the purN gene encoding phosphoribosylglycinamide formyltransferase, which yields MQQPLHVPPSAPARLVVLASGTGSLLASLLAAAADDYPARVVAVGTDRKCAAVDIAASAGVPSYTVRLGDHADRDAWDAALTEATAEHEPDLVVSAGFMKILGGQFLSRFPGRVVNTHPALLPAFPGAHAVPEALAYGVRVTGCTVHLVDSGMDTGPILAQQAIEVLDDDTEETLHERIKVVERRLLVDVLAALATRGVTWTGRKATIG from the coding sequence GTGCAGCAACCGTTACATGTGCCTCCGAGTGCACCGGCACGGCTGGTAGTGCTGGCTTCGGGGACAGGGTCGTTGCTCGCCTCGCTACTGGCCGCCGCCGCTGACGACTATCCGGCGCGGGTCGTCGCGGTAGGAACCGACCGAAAATGTGCCGCGGTGGACATCGCGGCATCGGCGGGAGTCCCGTCCTACACCGTGCGGCTCGGCGACCATGCGGACCGCGACGCCTGGGATGCCGCACTCACCGAGGCCACCGCGGAACACGAGCCGGACCTGGTGGTCTCGGCCGGGTTCATGAAAATTCTCGGTGGCCAATTCCTTTCCCGGTTCCCGGGCCGGGTGGTCAACACCCATCCGGCATTGCTGCCCGCGTTCCCGGGGGCGCATGCCGTGCCCGAGGCGCTGGCGTATGGCGTGCGGGTGACGGGCTGCACGGTGCATCTCGTGGACTCCGGCATGGATACCGGGCCGATTCTGGCCCAGCAGGCCATCGAGGTGCTCGATGATGACACCGAAGAGACATTGCATGAGCGCATCAAGGTGGTCGAACGTCGACTGCTGGTGGATGTGCTGGCCGCGCTGGCAACCCGCGGCGTGACCTGGACTGGACGAAAGGCGACCATAGGGTGA
- a CDS encoding DUF6350 family protein produces the protein MSNRPVGTRQARELLRVAFGPSVVALVVIAAVVLLQLLIANSDMTGALGAIASMWLGVHQVPVSIGGRELGVMPLLPVLAMIWGTARTTAAATAPNSSWFVTRWVVASALGGPILIAALLLAVIHDAASVISELQTPSALRAFCSVLVVHVIGALIGVGSKVGRRTLAASPLPGWLPEALRAATAGVLALFGLSGVVTAASLVVHWGTMHDLFAITDSLFGQLSLTLLSILYIPNVIVGASAIAVGSSAHVGLAAFSSFTVFGGDIPAVPVLAAVPSPPLGPIWVALLIVGAASAVALGQQCARRPLPIGAAAGKLLVASVLAALTMALLGYAGGGRLGNFGDVGVDQSTFAPAVFLWFAAIGGLTVAMSGGLTRKPRPVAPPQPAPVEPQPEPEFDDEDVDEYVGVGEDIEDLEYVEADPEPELEPDQPLVSWSAEEATTEPDVPEAEPDEYVDGFVEYDDVQETVYEPGPRRHEDLDDDPEDHFIVDDDVTGDQPRRAGD, from the coding sequence GTGAGTAACCGGCCAGTCGGCACCCGCCAGGCACGTGAGTTGCTCCGGGTCGCGTTCGGGCCGTCCGTCGTCGCGCTGGTGGTTATCGCCGCGGTTGTGTTGTTACAGCTGCTGATCGCCAACAGCGACATGACGGGCGCGCTCGGTGCGATCGCCAGCATGTGGCTGGGTGTACACCAGGTACCGGTGTCGATCGGCGGCCGCGAGCTCGGCGTGATGCCCCTGTTGCCGGTGCTGGCGATGATCTGGGGCACCGCGCGCACGACGGCCGCGGCCACCGCCCCGAATTCCTCTTGGTTCGTCACCCGCTGGGTCGTCGCCTCAGCCCTGGGCGGACCGATTCTGATCGCAGCCCTCCTGTTGGCCGTCATCCACGACGCAGCCTCGGTGATCAGCGAACTTCAGACTCCCAGCGCCCTCCGCGCGTTCTGCAGCGTTCTGGTCGTGCACGTGATCGGCGCGCTCATCGGCGTCGGCTCGAAGGTCGGCAGGCGCACCCTGGCCGCGTCACCGCTGCCTGGCTGGTTGCCTGAAGCACTCCGCGCCGCGACCGCCGGTGTCCTGGCCTTGTTCGGGCTCTCCGGCGTGGTGACGGCGGCGTCGCTGGTGGTGCACTGGGGCACGATGCACGACCTGTTCGCGATCACCGACAGCCTGTTCGGCCAGCTCAGCCTGACTCTGTTGTCCATTCTCTACATCCCCAACGTGATCGTCGGTGCGTCGGCCATCGCGGTCGGCTCCAGCGCCCATGTCGGGCTGGCGGCCTTCAGCTCGTTCACCGTGTTCGGCGGCGACATACCGGCGGTGCCGGTGCTGGCCGCGGTGCCCTCGCCGCCGCTGGGCCCGATCTGGGTGGCGCTCCTGATCGTGGGGGCGGCCTCGGCGGTGGCGCTGGGTCAGCAGTGTGCGCGGCGTCCGCTGCCGATCGGGGCTGCCGCAGGCAAGTTGCTGGTGGCTTCGGTGCTGGCGGCGCTGACGATGGCTCTGCTCGGCTATGCCGGTGGCGGGCGGCTGGGCAATTTCGGCGATGTCGGGGTGGACCAGTCGACGTTCGCGCCGGCGGTGTTCCTGTGGTTCGCCGCGATCGGCGGGCTGACTGTGGCGATGTCCGGCGGCCTGACCCGCAAGCCCCGGCCCGTCGCCCCGCCCCAGCCTGCGCCGGTCGAGCCTCAGCCCGAACCCGAGTTCGACGATGAAGACGTCGACGAGTACGTGGGCGTGGGCGAGGACATCGAGGACCTCGAGTACGTCGAGGCGGATCCCGAACCTGAGCTCGAACCCGATCAACCGCTGGTGTCGTGGTCGGCCGAGGAGGCCACGACAGAGCCCGACGTGCCGGAAGCCGAGCCCGACGAGTATGTCGACGGGTTCGTCGAGTACGACGACGTGCAGGAGACGGTCTACGAGCCCGGCCCCCGGCGCCATGAAGACCTCGATGACGATCCCGAGGACCACTTCATCGTCGACGACGACGTGACCGGCGATCAGCCGCGCCGTGCGGGCGACTAG
- a CDS encoding DUF5336 domain-containing protein, producing MTYPPTNPGYPPQSGSQFDATQQFAKAVPAPVPAAPAAPAAPGENKLPEILLAVVAVAGLLTYFVSFALELQVVLGTFIVPLALVAGLLAGVSLLPKQKNRGAVAAVLATVAFLLSITLLVAAGSEADWTLYALLVLTLIQAGAAIAALLFDAGILTPPAPKPQFDPQPQYGQYGGPSQYYGQQQQPQHGGQPYQQAQPQRPGYPSQYGGYSGASNTGGFPVQAPQGQQPSGPPTPPTGYPTYGQPQQQSGSSAPTTAVPAQPQAQQSPSQQSGTAPS from the coding sequence ATGACCTACCCGCCAACTAATCCCGGATACCCGCCGCAGTCGGGTTCGCAGTTCGATGCAACCCAACAGTTCGCCAAGGCTGTGCCTGCTCCTGTGCCCGCTGCACCGGCCGCACCCGCGGCGCCCGGCGAGAACAAGCTGCCCGAAATCCTGCTGGCCGTGGTGGCCGTCGCCGGCCTGTTGACCTACTTCGTGAGTTTCGCTCTGGAGCTCCAGGTCGTCCTCGGCACCTTTATCGTGCCCCTGGCGTTGGTGGCCGGGCTTCTGGCAGGGGTGAGCCTGCTGCCCAAGCAGAAGAACCGGGGTGCTGTGGCGGCCGTGCTGGCCACCGTGGCATTCCTGCTCTCGATCACGCTCCTGGTGGCCGCAGGCAGCGAGGCCGACTGGACGCTGTACGCACTGCTCGTCCTCACCCTGATCCAGGCCGGTGCCGCGATCGCCGCGCTGCTGTTCGACGCCGGCATCCTCACTCCGCCGGCGCCCAAGCCGCAGTTCGATCCCCAGCCGCAGTACGGCCAGTACGGTGGCCCGTCGCAGTACTACGGTCAGCAGCAGCAGCCGCAGCACGGTGGCCAGCCCTACCAGCAGGCTCAACCGCAGCGTCCCGGTTACCCGTCGCAGTACGGCGGCTACTCGGGAGCTTCGAACACCGGTGGTTTCCCGGTGCAGGCCCCGCAAGGTCAGCAGCCGAGCGGCCCGCCCACCCCTCCGACCGGTTACCCCACCTACGGCCAGCCTCAGCAGCAGTCGGGTTCCTCCGCGCCCACCACTGCGGTTCCGGCACAGCCGCAGGCACAGCAGTCGCCTTCACAGCAATCCGGCACTGCGCCGTCGTAA
- the sfnG gene encoding dimethylsulfone monooxygenase SfnG, with product MTTERIADHVKFAYWVPNVSGGLVTSDIEQRTDWNYEYNKKLAQTAENNGFEYALSQVRYEASYGAEYQHESTSFSLALLLATERLKVIAAVHPGLWQPAVLAKLGATADHLSNGRFAVNVVSGWFKDEFTHLGEPWLEHDERYRRSAEFLQVLRKIWTEDDVDFRGDFYRIHDFTLKPKPLNTPERPNPELFQGGNSTAARRNGGYYADWYFSNGKDFGGITEQVVEVRDHARDAGREVKFGLNGFIIARDTEKEAKETLKEIVAKANKPAVEGFRGAVQQAGNSTGDKKGMWADSSFEDLVQYNDGFRTQLIGTPEQIAERIAAYRKRGVDLILGGFLHFQEEIEYFGAKVLPLVREIEDAETDSVDAPVLVSA from the coding sequence ATGACGACTGAACGCATCGCCGACCACGTCAAGTTCGCCTACTGGGTGCCCAACGTCAGTGGTGGCCTGGTCACCAGCGATATCGAGCAGCGCACCGACTGGAACTACGAATACAACAAGAAGCTGGCGCAGACCGCGGAGAACAACGGTTTCGAGTACGCCCTGTCCCAGGTTCGCTACGAGGCCAGCTACGGCGCCGAGTACCAGCACGAATCCACCAGTTTCAGTCTGGCCCTGTTGCTGGCCACCGAGCGGCTCAAGGTCATCGCCGCCGTGCACCCCGGCCTCTGGCAGCCCGCGGTGCTGGCCAAACTCGGCGCCACCGCAGACCATCTCAGCAATGGCCGCTTCGCCGTCAACGTCGTCTCGGGCTGGTTCAAGGACGAGTTCACCCACCTGGGCGAGCCGTGGCTCGAGCATGACGAGCGCTACCGCCGCAGCGCGGAGTTCCTCCAGGTTCTGCGCAAGATCTGGACGGAAGACGACGTGGATTTCCGCGGTGACTTCTATCGCATCCACGATTTCACCCTGAAGCCCAAGCCGCTCAACACCCCCGAGCGCCCCAACCCGGAGCTGTTCCAGGGCGGGAATTCGACGGCCGCCCGCCGCAACGGCGGCTACTACGCCGATTGGTACTTCTCGAACGGCAAAGACTTCGGCGGCATCACCGAACAGGTTGTCGAGGTACGCGACCATGCCCGCGACGCGGGCCGCGAGGTGAAGTTCGGGCTGAACGGGTTCATCATCGCCCGCGACACCGAAAAGGAGGCGAAGGAGACGCTCAAAGAGATCGTCGCCAAGGCCAACAAACCCGCTGTCGAAGGCTTCCGCGGCGCTGTACAACAGGCAGGCAATTCCACCGGGGACAAGAAGGGCATGTGGGCCGATTCCAGTTTCGAGGATCTGGTGCAGTACAACGACGGGTTCCGTACGCAATTGATCGGCACACCCGAGCAGATCGCCGAACGCATTGCCGCGTACCGCAAACGTGGCGTCGACTTGATCCTCGGCGGATTCCTGCATTTCCAAGAGGAAATCGAGTACTTCGGTGCCAAGGTGCTGCCGCTCGTCCGCGAAATCGAGGACGCCGAAACGGATTCCGTCGATGCGCCCGTTCTGGTATCAGCTTGA